TGTCTGTCCTCCATGTGGCGGATCAGGCGGTCTTTCAGGGGAGTATTCATCTTGAGGAAATTCCGGGAAAGGGGTCTTCCATTCCCATTGAAGCCATCATAATGCGGTTTTTGCGCGGCTTCAAGGCGCGGGTGGTGCATTCTTTACCCGCTTTTTCCTTTGCGCCCCCTGCGTCATCTGGGCCGGAGCGTTCCTTCCGTAGTGCCCAGCTGTTCTGCAACGTCCAGTTCCCGGATGAGCCGCGCAGCCGTGCAGGTGCCGTCCAGAAGCCCCCGGTAGCGGGACACCAGCAGGCGCGTTTTCTCCGGTGAATCATCCAGCAGTTCCACGCGGAAGCGGAAAAGGCCCTGGCGGCGGAAGTCCCGGAAAAAGCCGGCTCCCGTCTGGGCGCGTCCGTTGAACAGCGTATTGCGGCAGCCTGCGTCCGCCAGCAGGGGATGAAGCTGACCCACGCGGTCCCGCAGCTGCACCCGGTATTGCTCGCAGGGGCGCCCGCAATTCTTGTAACTGGTGCCGCCGGAAAGGAAGGTGCAGAAGACGCAATGCTCCATGTGAAACATGGGCATGTGCTGGTGCAGGGTCAGTTCAAACCATTCCAGCGGGGCGCTGCGGAGCAGGTCCTCCACCTGCCCGGCGTTCAGATCATAGGAGATGGTGAGGAATTCCAGATTTCCCTGTTCCTTCAGGATGGCCGCGCTGCAAGGATTGGCCACGTTCAGGGAAAAGTCTCCGATGCAGCGCAGGGCGGAATGGCGGAAGTACTGGGCCGCGCCCAGGTTGCGGATGAGGATGCCGTCCGGCTCTGCCCGTTCCATGAGCTTGAAATAGCCTGTTTCCGACGGTTTCTGGATGCGGGGGGTCGCCAGGAAAACGGGAGCTCCCTTCTCATTCTTCCGCACGGCTTCCACTCCTGCCGCGTAATCCCGGAGGTCTTCAAAGTCCAGGTACACGGCATCCGCGCCGGAATCCAGCGCGGCGGGTATCTGTTCCACCCTGCGGCACAGGACGGACAGGCGCGGGGGCGTATCCGGAGCGGCAGTTCCCGCCGGGAACGCGGGGAGGACGAACGGCGCCGGAAGGCGGGAAGGGGGAGCGGATGTTTCCCTCTCCTGCCGTACTGTCTGAATCCGTTCCACCAGGGCGCGGCGCGTCTGGTTAAGAACGCTCAGAGGAAGCATCAGCCCTTCCGGCAGGCGGCATTCACAGGAGGCCAGGCGGAATCCCGTTCCCCCCAGCCTGCCGAGCTGCTGTTCCAGCGTTTCAGGAGTCAGCGGGCGTTTCTCCGCCGTTTGAAGCGGCTGGGCGGATTGCACGGAACACCCGTATTCCGGGCATGAAACCGTAAGGGGTTCCCCGGTGCGCCCCGTGCAGGTCAAGTGAAGGGGGGTGGCCGCTTCCGGCAGGTGTTCCCGCATCTTTTTCAGCTCCGCATTCAGGGCCGGGTCATCCGTTTTCCAGAGCTTCTGCCCCGGTTTCACCCGGTTCCAGTCAATGCGGGAAGCTTTTCCGTGGAAGAAAAGGCGGTTTCTCTGCACCTTCCAGATGCGGCCCCCCTGTTCTTCATTCCGGTCCTCCCCGGCGTCAATGACGAAGCCGTCCCCGGGCGCGAGGGGCACTTCCCCTTCCGGCCTGATGTCCAGCCAGCCATGGCCGCTGTCCGTAATGACGCCCGCATAAGCGCCGCGCTTCTTGCCGTGGCGCCCGTGGGTCAGGCGCGGATGGTCCGTGCCGTCCAGCCAGCCTGTGGAAAAGCCGCGTGAAAATACCATTTCCAATGCATAGCGGTCCCGTGCGGTAACCATGCCGTCCACGGGCAGTCCGGCGCAGGCGGCGTCCAGGGCCTTCCTGTAGGCCGCCGTCACCGCGGCGACATATTCCGGGCTTTTCAGGCGTCCCTCTATCTTGTAGTTCTTCACGCCCAGGCGGACCAGGTCAGGGATGCGGTCAATGGCGCACAGGTCCTGCGGGCTGAGCAGGTAGAGCCTTTCCCCCAGGGGAACCTGTTTGCCGTCCACAACCAGGGCGTACGGCAGGCGGCATGCCTGCGCGCATTCCCCCCGGTTGGCGCTGCGCTGGCCCAGGCTTTCCGACGTAAGGCACTGGCCGGAATAGGCCACGCAGAGCGCGCCGTGCACGAACACCTCAAGAGGGATGTCCGTATGGCGGACGCATTCCCCGATCTCCTTCA
This DNA window, taken from Akkermansia muciniphila, encodes the following:
- a CDS encoding DUF3656 domain-containing protein, whose product is MTPDDDTTLSSLQPGDLRPELLSPAGDMECARAAVANGADAIYFGLDRFNARLRADNFTLDSLPELMRFLHAHGVKGYVTMNTLIFTSELEDALDYLGHLNAAGVDGVIVQDVGLARCLTEWGRQDSAMKLELHASTQMTLTSPAGLEFASGFLDLKQAVLARELSLKEIGECVRHTDIPLEVFVHGALCVAYSGQCLTSESLGQRSANRGECAQACRLPYALVVDGKQVPLGERLYLLSPQDLCAIDRIPDLVRLGVKNYKIEGRLKSPEYVAAVTAAYRKALDAACAGLPVDGMVTARDRYALEMVFSRGFSTGWLDGTDHPRLTHGRHGKKRGAYAGVITDSGHGWLDIRPEGEVPLAPGDGFVIDAGEDRNEEQGGRIWKVQRNRLFFHGKASRIDWNRVKPGQKLWKTDDPALNAELKKMREHLPEAATPLHLTCTGRTGEPLTVSCPEYGCSVQSAQPLQTAEKRPLTPETLEQQLGRLGGTGFRLASCECRLPEGLMLPLSVLNQTRRALVERIQTVRQERETSAPPSRLPAPFVLPAFPAGTAAPDTPPRLSVLCRRVEQIPAALDSGADAVYLDFEDLRDYAAGVEAVRKNEKGAPVFLATPRIQKPSETGYFKLMERAEPDGILIRNLGAAQYFRHSALRCIGDFSLNVANPCSAAILKEQGNLEFLTISYDLNAGQVEDLLRSAPLEWFELTLHQHMPMFHMEHCVFCTFLSGGTSYKNCGRPCEQYRVQLRDRVGQLHPLLADAGCRNTLFNGRAQTGAGFFRDFRRQGLFRFRVELLDDSPEKTRLLVSRYRGLLDGTCTAARLIRELDVAEQLGTTEGTLRPR